The Coffea arabica cultivar ET-39 chromosome 4e, Coffea Arabica ET-39 HiFi, whole genome shotgun sequence genome includes a window with the following:
- the LOC113742566 gene encoding mitogen-activated protein kinase kinase 3 encodes MAGLEELKKKLVPLFDAEKGFSSGSTLDPSDSCMLSDGGTVNLLSQSYGVYNINELGLQKCPSWTIDDSDRTEKTHRCASHEMRIFGAIGSGASSVVQRAIHIPTHRIIALKRINIFEKEKRQQLLNEIRTLCEAPYHQGLVEFYGAFYTPDSGQISIALEYMDGGSLADVIRVRKCIPEPVLSSMVRKLLHGLSYLHGVRHLVHRDIKPANLLINLKGEPKITDFGISAGLENSIAMCATFVGTVTYMSPERIRNESYSYPADIWSLGLAVFECGTGEFPYTANEGPVNLMLQILDDPSPSPRKQDFSPEFCSFIDACLEKDADARPTAEQLLAHPFIVKYEDTAVDLGAFVRGIFDPIQRMKDLADMLTMHYYLLFDGSEDLWQHTRKLYDERSVFRFSGKEYGGQNDIFAILSNIRRTLAGDWPPEKLVHVVENLQCQGHGENGLAIRVTGSFIVGNQFLICGDGIQVEGLPNFKDISIDLPSKRMGSFQEQFITERGSSIGCYVIAKQELYIVQ; translated from the exons ATGGCTGGACTAGAGgaattaaaaaagaaacttgTGCCACTGTTTGATGCTGAAAAGGGCTTTTCATCAGGGTCAACATTGGACCCTTCTGATTCTTGTATG CTATCAGATGGTGGAACTGTGAACCTATTGAGTCAATCTTATGGAGTGTACAACATTAATGAGCTTGGATTGCAAAAGTGTCCTTCATGGACAATAGATGATTCAGACCGCACTGAAAAGACACACAGGTGCGCATCACATGAGATGAGGATCTTTGGAGCCATAGGTAGTGGTGCAAGTAGTGTTGTTCAGAGAGCTATTCACATACCCACCCATAGAATAATAGCCTTGAAGAGAATCAATATTTTTGAAAAG GAGAAAAGGCAGCAGCTTCTTAATGAAATAAGAACCTTGTGTGAGGCGCCCTATCATCAGGGTCTTGTTGAATTCTATGGAGCTTTTTACACTCCAGATTCTGGACAAATAAGCATAGCTCTAGAGTACATGGATGGAGGTTCTCTAGCAGATGTCATTCGAGTGCGCAAATGCATACCAGAGCCAGTTCTTTCTTCTATGGTTCGAAAGCTCTTGCAT GGGCTGAGTTATTTGCATGGAGTTAGACATTTAGTTCATAGAGACATAAAGCCAGCAAATCTGCTTATAAATCTTAAAGGTGAGCCAAAGATAACGGATTTTGGTATAAGTGCTGGGTTGGAGAACTCAATTGCCATG TGTGCAACCTTTGTTGGGACTGTAACATATATGTCACCTGAACGAATTCGAAATGAGAGCTACTCATATCCAGCTGATATTTGGAGCCTTGGGCTAGCAGTTTTTGAGTGTGGTACAGGTGAATTTCCATATACAGCCAATGAAGGGCCAGTAAATCTTATGTTGCAG ATTCTGGATGATCCATCTCCATCACCACGAAAGCAAGATTTTTCTCCAGAGTTTTGCTCATTTATTGATGCTTGCCTAGAAAAAGACGCAGATGCAAGGCCAACAGCTGAGCAG CTTCTTGCTCACCCATTCATTGTCAAGTATGAGGATACAGCTGTTGACTTGGGTGCTTTTGTACGTGGAATTTTCGATCCCATACAAAGAATGAAGGATCTAGCGGAT ATGCTGACAATGCATTACTACTTACTCTTTGATGGATCTGAAGATCTTTGGCAACATACAAGAAAATTGTATGATGAGCGTTCAGTTTTCAG ATTCAGTGGAAAAGAATATGGTGGGCAAAATGACATATTTGCAATATTGTCAAACATTCGTAGGACATTGGCTGGTGACTGGCCTCCAGAAAAGCTTGTGCATGTTGTTGAGAATCTCCAATGCCAGGGTCATGGTGAGAATGGACTAGCAATCCGTGTCACAGGTTCATTTATTGTTGGGAATCAGTTTCTGATATGTGGAGATGGTATTCAAGTAGAGGGTCTGccaaattttaaagatatttcaATTGATTTACCTAGCAAGCGAATGGGGTCATTTCAGGAGCAATTTATAACAGAACGGGGTAGCAGCATTGGCTGCTATGTCATAGCAAAGCAAGAGCTTTACATTGTTCAATAG